The DNA segment ATCTGCCGCATTACCCGTTCCCGGGCGGGCAGTTGCTGCGTACGCCATTTGCGGCGCTGGGTGCATGGTATTACGGCTTGCGTGACAAGCTGGGTTTCTGACCAGTTTCTTGACTGGCAAACAACTGTGGCGAGGGAGCTTGCTCCCGCCGGGTCGCGCAGCGGCCCCTCTTTTATCTAGAAAGAAGGCCTGCTGCGCAGTCCAGCGGGAGCAAGCTCCCTCGCCACAAATATTTGCAGAATTCAGATCAAAGTTGGTCTCGGGTAATTCCACTACGAATCCGCAAGATATCCGCCAGCACCGCCAAAGCGATCTCCGCGGGTGTCTTGCTGCCCAGGTTAAGGCCGATCGGCGCATGAATCCGCGCCAGTTCCACCTCCCCTAGCCCCCCAATCCTGCGCAAGCGCTCGAAGCGTTTCTGCGAAGTCTGCTGCGACCCCATCACGCCGATGTAAAACGCCTCGGTGCGCACCGCTTCCATCATCGCCAGATCGTCGATGCGCGGATCATGGGTCAGCGCCACCACCGCGGTATCGCGATGACAACCGCCGTCAGCGATGAACACCGACGGCAGTTGCCGACGAATCTCCACGCCATTCAGTACCACGCCTTCGAGTACTTCATCACGCGGATCGCAGAGAATCACCTCAAAGCCGAGACCCACCGCGAACTCGGCACAGGCCTGCGCCACGCTGGAGTAACCCGCCAGCAACAAGCGCTGAGCGGCACCGATGCGAATCCGCACCCGGTCGATCTCGCGCTCGATGCGTGCGCCCTGCTCGCGATCCGCGAACAGACTGCGCGCACCGCTGGCCAGATCGACTTCGCGAATCAAACGGCGCTGACCGAGCAACGCTGATTCAAGCTCACGCAGATGCGCCTGCACCTCGCAGTCGGCGTCAAATTTCTCTACCAGTACATCGAGAATGCCGCCACAGGGCAGGCTGACTCGCGAGCGCGGATCATCGCCTTCACCGTAACGCACCACGTTGACCGCATCGAGAAACGCGCCCTCAGCCACGCGCTCGAGAAAATCTTCCTCGACGCAGCCACCGGACAGCGACCCGATCCACTGGCCGGTCTCGTTCACCGCCAGCAGCGAACCCGGAGCACGCGGCGCCGAGCCGTAGGTGGTCAGCACCGTGCAGAGCCAGATGCGCTGCCCCGCCACCGACCACTCCAGTGCCCGCCGCACAACCTGTAGATCGAGATGCTGCATGTCAGTGCGCCTTGTGCTCGACGGCCGGAGCGTCAGCCTGCAGTTTCTGCACGTCGCTCACTGCCAGCTCTGCCGACTGGCCGCCCCAGCCTTGACGCAGATAGTTCAGCAGATCAGTCAGCTGTTCAGCACTGAGCTTGTCGGCGAAACCCGGCATTGGCTGCATGTGTTCGAACCCGGCGAATTTCTGCTCACCGATGCCGTCCTCGATCACCCGCACCAGATTGCGCGGATCTTCCAGACGCAGCGTGGTGTTGCCACGCATGGCCACGGCGATGTGCGGTTTGCCTTCGCCACCGGCAGCATGACAACCGGCGCAGACGTTCAAATATTCCTGACGGCCGCGTTGCGCACTCGGGCCGAGTTTGTCCGGCGACACTTCAGCCAGCTCTTTGGCTACTGGTGGTTTGTCGCCGAGCAGGAACGTCGCCATCGCCGCCAGATCCTGATCGTTCAGGCCCTGGGTGCTGTTGTGGAACACCGGGAACATTTCGTTGAACATCGTGCCCTGGGCGCTCATGCCGTGCTTGAGGAACGCGCTCAGATCCTGCTGATTCCAGCCGCGCGCCGCCAGATCGGTGGCGAGCAGGCTCGGTGCCAGATACCCGTTGAGGATGCCGCCGGTCAGGCGTTTGTCCAGTTGCATCGCGCCCGGCAGGCCACGTGGCGTGTGGCATTCGCCGCAGTGACCAAGCACCTCGACCATGTATTGACCGCGCTTCCAGGCCTCGCTTTTGCCTTCGGCAGATTCCAGCTTCAACGCTTTACCGTACAGCATGTTCCAGCCGATCAGGCCCGGACGCACGTTGAACGGAAAGCTCAGGCTGGTGACCGGCGCAGCGCGCTCGATCGGCTCGATGGTTTTCAGGTAGGCATGAATCGCATCCGAATCTTCTCGAGGCACCAGGTGGTACGAGGTGTAAGGCATCGCCGGATACAGATTCGCGCCGTCGCGACGCTTGCCTTCGGTCAGCGCAGCGAAGAATTCGTCATCGCTGTACAGGCCGATACCGTGCTCTTTGCTCGGAGTGATGTTGGTGCCGTAGATCGTGCCGAACGGCGAGACGATCGGCAGCCCGCCGGCAAACGGCGCGCCGCCCGGTGCGGTGTGGCACGCCATGCAGTCGGCAGCGCGAGCAAGGTATTCGCCGCGCTTGACCTGATCATCAGCGTGAGCAAACAACAGCGGCGCAGCCAGCCCCACCGCCAGGGTCAGGCGGGTCAATAGATGCTTCATGCTCAACCCTCCTTGACCAGGCCGAGATCGGTCAGCACGTTGCGCGTGGCGTTGTAGTAACGCACGTACCCGGTGCAACGGCAGATGTGGTGGCCGAGGCTGTCCTCGATGACTTTTTCCAGTTGGCTTTTGACGATCGGCTGGCGCTGCAGCTTCTCTACCAGCACCGTCGCGGCGTTGACGAAGCCCGGCGCGCAGTAGCTGCACTGGAAGGCGAATTCGTCGACGAAGCGCTGCTGGATCGGGTTCAGCTCGGTAACCTGACCGCTTTCATCACGCTTGGCGTGACTTTCGATGGTGCGGACTTTCTTGCCTTCGAAGTAATGCGCGCCAGTGATGCAGGTGCGCACTTCTTCGCTGGTGCCGTCCGGGTTGTCGACGATCACCACGCAGGCGTGGCAGATGCCCTGGCCGCAGCCCAGGCGCGAACCGGTGAGGTTCTTGTATTCGTGCAGATAGTCGATCATCGGCAGGTCATCAGGGATGTCCACCGGGCCGACGGATTGACCATTGAGGGTCAGTTGAAGCGGACGGTTAGCCATTGAGGGCCTCCTTGATGCGCGCAGCAGTGATTGGCAGATCGCGAACACGTTTACCGATGGCGTGCGCCACGGCGTTACCGATGGCACCGACCACCGGGATCATCACCACTTCGGCGATGCCTTTGGACGGATCGCTTGGCGACAGCGGCGGCAGAATCTCCGCAGTCTGCTTCCACACCGCCACGTGACGGGCCATCGGCAGGCGATAACGGTTGAAGTTCCAGTCACCCTCCCCCGGTCCGCCTTCGTACAGCGGCATCTCTTCCATCAGCGCGTGACCAATGCCCATGGCGATCCCGCCTTCGAGCTGGCCCTTGACCAGCTCTTCGACCAGCACCCGACCGCACTCGACCCACGAGTGGTGGTTGAGCACTTCGACTTCCGCCGAGCCTTTGTTGACCTTGAGCTCTACCAGCGTCGCCACCGGGCTGTAGTAAGTCACCGCGGCGTTGTTCAACTGGACCACCGGGTAGTTGATGTTCTGACGATCCAGCAGGTGGAAACCCGCTGTGCTCATCAGCGCTTTCTTCGCCTTCGGCGCGCCATCACCGTACTTCACCGCCAGACCGTCGAGCGGCAGACGCTCGCGCACGCCGTCGATGCTGTATTCGGCCTCGGCCCAGCTCCAGCGGTTGAATGCGTGAACGGTGGCACCGGTCACCAGACCACGCTCGTGAGCATGCTTGGCCAGCTCTTCGAAGCTCAATGGCTGCATACCGTTGGCAGTGAGTTTGCCGTCGACCCAATGCGCATCTTCACGACGCACGACATAAGGGTTGGCTTGACCGCCGTAAGGCCCTTGGCGCCAGATCTCCATGGCCGCCGGCCACAAACCGTTGTTGAACAGCACGCGCGCCGCTTCACGGGTGGCGTGGCTGAAGTAGTAAGCCGAGTTGGTCGCGGACGACGCTGAGGCCAACTTGCCGACCCAGCGCGGGTTGCGCAGCAGGTTGTCCTGCTCGGCCTGGCTCATGATGTAAGGGTTGCCGCTGGTGATCAGCTGCATTTCCTTCCATTCGGTTTCGCCGGTCTTGACGTCGTGTGCCGGGCTACCAAGGAAGTCGGCAACAACCAGCGCTTGCGAAGTGGACATGCCGGTGCCGATTTCGATACCGATGTGACGCAGGGTGATGCGCCCCTCGGCGGTGAACTCGATACTGGCCATCGGCGCTTCGGAGCCGGTGCCGAAGTCTTTCTGGCAAATCGCGAAACCCACGCCGTACCAGTTGTCCGGGTCGGCGGCTTCGCGCTGTTTCTTGATCGCGTCGCGGTTTTTCCAGACTTCGTGCACCGAGGCCTTGTCGAGAATCTCGTGCAGACGCAGAGCACCGGCCGGAATCGCGCCCTGGGTGTTTTTCATGCCCGAACGCAGGGCGTTCTTGCGACGCAGATCAATCGCGTCGACACCGAGGCGATTGGCGATTTCGTCGACCATCATTTCGGTCGAGGCCATGCTTTGCAGGGTGCCGTAACCGCGCATCGAACCCGCTTCAACACCGCGCGAGTGGTAAGCGGTGACCTGCAGATCGTTCTGCGGCATGTAGTAGATCGACTGGGCTGCCGTGGCACCCACTGCCGCTACTGAAGGGCTGTAGTTGATACGACCGCCACCGTCGACGCTCATCTCGGCACGGAAAATCTTGAAGCTGTAGTCGTTCTTGTCCACCGCCAGTTGGTAGCGGATGTCGAACGGGTGGCGCTTGATGCCGCTCTGGAACTGCTCGTAGCGGTCATTGGCCAGACGGATCGGCACACCGGCGCCATACAGCGCAGCGAGGGCCGCGTAGTAGACGAAGATGTTGTGGTCTTTGGAACCGTAGCCCACGGTGTAGCCCGGGTGCATGTTCAGGTTCGCCAGGCCGAAGCGCGATGGCGCGATCATTTTCGCGGTTTCGGTCGCGGCTTCCAGCGGGCACTGAGTGGCGACCACGAAGTGCAGGGTCTTGGTTTTCGGTTCGTACCAGCCGTTGCCGTTGTCCGGCTCCATGGCGGCCGGTTCGATCGACGGGGTTTTGTAGCGCTCGTCGAACACCAGCCAGTTGTCCGGCGGCGTGTCGATCTGCTGCTTCATGCGATCGGCGTAGAACAGGCCGCGCTCGGTCAGGTTGCCGTGCAGGTTCGGCTGGGAATTCCATACCGGGCGACGGTTCTTCAGCATCGGGAACAGGATCGAGTCCTTGAGGCTGGCGAACTCGTCTTCGTCGGCCGAGGTTGGGCCGCCCACACGCACGTAGCGGAAGCTGCCATAGGGGTCGCCTTCGTAGTACGGCACTTGTGCACCGTAACGAATCGCCTTGTCATTGAATTTGAGTTTGTTCTTGGCTTGGCGGAAACGCTCGAAATCGTTCCAGATCAGGATCGCCACCGGGTGACCGATGAACATCGGCACTTTGCCTTCCGGCAGCAATGGGTCCGGCGCGTGCTCTTCCGGGAAGACGATGCCGTCCTTGTCCAGATCGGCGGCGGTGACGATGCGGTCAGGTTGCAAGTCGGCACCAAGCCACGACAGGTCGTAGCCGGCGTAGATACGGTCAGCCTTGATGGTTTTCAGCAGCATGGCGTGGCCTTGCTGTTCAGGCCAGCCCGGCATGTCCTTGGAGCGAATGTCGCGGGCAAACACTTTGCTGCCGCAGACCTTGGACAAGGCGTCGTTACGTTGGCGTGCCTTGCCGTTGTGGCCGAGCCACTTTTCGGACGGCACGGTTACGCTGTTTTCCATCAAGGCAGCCAGCGCCTGACTGCTGAGCGGCGTGAGCGTGACGCTCACACCCGCCACCAGCCCGCCCTGGAGGAACGAGCGCCGGGATATATCACGGTTGGACATGGATCATCCTCTGGGCGGTTATGTGTCCGCCCTTCTGGTTATCTACTGGGAATCTCGAGTCTTGCAGAAGCCCTTCTTGGCGAAACAAAGGGCGTGTTGACAGTGCAAAGCTGACCGAAAGGTTAACTTTAAAGGTTTCTGAGCGTCCGGCAAACAACCAGTTACAAAAATTTGACTAAAGAATCAAAAAATCAATGCGACGTGGCACCGCAGCAGATCGCCGGGCAAACCGGCAACCCACTGTGGGCGCGGGCTTGCTCGCGAAGGTGTGGTGTCAGGCAACCCATTTTTAACTGACATACCGCTTTCGCGAGCAAGCCCGCTCCCACAAGGGAATTTGTATTGGAGTCAGGGTGTGGGCAGGAGGAAAAGGAGGGAAATAGCAAATTTCAGACACAAAAAACCCCGGTCTTTCGACCAGGGTCTTTGCTATCGATTCCGAAACAACCAACGGTTGCTTTCGGTGCTTCAAGGCGTTCAGTGGTCCTTGAAACAGATATGGCGCAGCGGACGGGACTCGAACCCGCGACCCCCGGCGTGACAGGCCGGTATTCTAACCGACTGAACTACCGCTGCGTATCGCTTTGAGCTTGCGCTCAAGTAACTCGTTTTGACTGAAAGCTTCGGTGCTTTTCAATCGCGAACCAGACAATGCCTGACTCGTAAAATATGGCGCAGCGGACGGGACTCGAACCCGCGACCCCCGGCGTGACAGGCCGGTATTCTAACCGACTGAACTACCGCTGCGCGTCGGTGGAGGCACTTTCAGCCTACCTCTTGCTTGCGCAAGTTTCTCGGGGAGTGGTGGGTGATGACGGGATCGAACCGCCGACATTCTGCTTGTAAGGCAGACGCTCTCCCAGCTGAGCTAATCACCCGTTTGCATCTCCGAGGCCGCGAAATTTACGCAGGTAGCGAACCTAAGTCAATAGCAGGATTGAAGTTTTTCTGAAAAAGACAAAATTGCTTCCTACCTGCGAGACCGCCTTCGCGAGCAAGCTCGCTCCCACAGGGAAATGCATTCCTCATGTGGGAGCGAGCTTGCTCGCGAAGACGGCAGCCCATTTGACGCAAATTCAGGAGAAGAACGCGATCTACTCGGTGTAAATCATCTTCTTGGTCATGCCACCATCAACGACGAATTCCTGCCCGGTGACAAACCCGGCATTGCGCGACAACAGCCACGCCACCATCGCCGCCACATCCTCGACCGTCCCTACCCTGCCCGCCGGATGCTGCGCATGATCGGCATCGGCCAGCGGCTCGGCGCGTCGTGCGGATGGATCCCGTGCATCGATCCAGCCCGGGCTGACCGCATTGACGCGAATCTCCGGCCCGAGGCTGATCGCCAACGCATGCGTCAGCGCCAACAAGCCGCCCTTGCTCGCCGCATACGCCTCGGAATCAGCCTCCGACTGCCGCGCCCGGGTCGAGGCCAGATTGACGATCGAGCCGTTATGCGCGCGCAGATACGGCGCACAATGTTTGGCCAGCAACATCGGCCCACTGAGATTCACCGCCAGCACCCGGTTCCAGTAAGCCAGATCAAGACTTTCCAGCGTGATGTTGTGCGGATCAGCCACCGCCGCGTTGCACACCAACGCATCGAGACGACCAAACTGCCCAAGCACTTCGGCGACACCCAGCGCGACCTGGCTCTCATCCGCCACGTCCATGGCGATGAACCAGGCGTTCTCGCCCAGCACCTTCGCCACTTTCGAACCGCGCACACGATCCAGATCGGTCAGCACCACTTGCCAGCCTTCGCTGATCAGCCAGGCAGCAATGCCCAGACCGATGCCACGCGCGGCACCGGTGACCAGCGCCACGCGACCATGGGTGCCCGCCTTCGGAGTAGACAATTCGATCACAACGCCGCCAGACCGCGGGACAGGTCGGCCTGCAGGTCCGCCACGTCTTCCAGACCGACCGCGATGCGGATCAGGCTGTCACGAATCCCTGCAGCTTCCCGCTCCTGTGGCGCCAGACGGCCATGGGAGGTGGTGCTCGGATGGGTGATGGTGGTTTTGCTGTCACCGAGGTTGGCGGTGATCGAGATCAAGCGGGTGGCGTCGATAAAGCGCCACGCGCCCTCTTTGCCGCCCTTGACCTCGAAACTCACCACCGCACCGAAGCCCTTCTGTTGACGCTGGGCCAGTTCATGCTGCGGATGGCTCTTGAGACCGGCGTAATGAACCTTCTCGATACCGTCCTGCTGCTCCAGCCATTCGGCCAGTTGCTGGGCGTTGGCGCAGTGCGCCTTCATCCGCAGATTCAGGGTTTCCAAGCCCTTGAGGAAGATCCAGGCGTTGAACGGGCTCAGTGTCGGCCCGGCGGTCCGCAGGAAGCCGACAACTTCTTTCATCTGCTCGCTGCGACCAGCCACCACACCGCCCATGCAACGGCCCTGACCGTCGATGAACTTGGTCGCCGAGTGCACGACGATGTCCGCGCCGAGTTTCAGCGGCTGCTGCAAGGCAGGCGTGCAGAAGCAGTTGTCGACCACCAGCATCGCGCCTTTGGCGTGAGCGATTTCCGCCAGCGCGGTGATGTCGACCAGCTCGGCCAGCGGGTTGGACGGCGACTCGACGAACAGCAGCTTGGTGTTCGGCTTGATCGCCGCATCCCAACCCGACAGGTCGGCCAGCGGCACGTAGTCGACTTGCACACCGAAACGCTTGAAGTACTTCTCGAACAGGCTGATGGTCGAACCGAACACGCTGCGCGACACCAGGACGTGATCACCGGCGCTGCACAGGCTCATCACAACAGCCATGATCGCGGCCATGCCCGTGGCGGTGGCGACCGCTTGTTCGGCGCCTTCCAGCGCGGCGATACGCTCTTCGAACGCGCGCACGGTCGGGTTGGTGTAGCGCGAGTAAACGTTGCCCGGCACTTCCCCGGCAAACCGCGCAGCCGCGTCGGCAGCGGTACGGAACACGTAGCTGGAAGTGAAGAACATCGGATCACCGTGTTCGCCTTCCGGCGTCCGGTGCTGACCGGCACGTACGGCCAGGGTATCGAACGCTACGCCTTCGAGGTCGCTGTCCAGCCGACCGGCATCCCATTCCTGACTCATGCTGTCACTCCTTGCCCTGTTCTGAATAAATGAAAGTCTTTTTGCCAGATACAAAACCGGCCCCTCAGGGCCGGTAGAAACTCAGTTGTTGTACAGATCGATGATCGCACTGACCGCCTGGGTCTTGACCTTGGAGGCATCGTTGCGTGCCTGCTCGATCTTGTCCAGGTAAGCCTCGTCGACGTCGCCGGTGACGTACTTGCCGTCGAACACTGCGCAATCGAAGTTTTCGATCTTGATCTTGCCGCCACCGACCGCTTCGATCAAGTCAGGCAGGTCCTGATAGATCAGCCAGTCAGCGCCGATCAGATCCGCCACGTCCTGAGTCGAACGATTGTGCGCGATCAGTTCGTGAGCGCTCGGCATGTCGATGCCGTAAACGTTCGGGAAGCGTACCGCAGGAGCCGCCGAACAGAAGTAGACGTTTTTCGCGCCGGCTTCGCGAGCCATCTGGATGATCTGCTTGCAGGTGGTGCCGCGTACGATCGAGTCATCGACCAGCATCACGTTCTTACCGCGGAATTCCAGCTCGATCGCGTTGAGCTTCTGGCGAACCGACTTCTTGCGCGCCGCCTGGCCCGGCATGATGAAGGTACGACCGATGTAACGGTTCTTGACGAAGCCTTCGCGGAATTTCACGCCCAGGTGGTTCGCCAACTCCAGCGCGGCGGTGCGGCTGGTGTCCGGGATCGGGATGACCACGTCGATGTCGTGCTCTGGACGCTCGCGCAGGATCTTCTCGGCGAGTTTCTCGCCCATGCGCAGACGCGCCTTGTACACCGACACACCGTCGATGATCGAATCCGGACGCGCCAGGTAGACGTGCTCGAAGATGCACGGGGTCAGGGACGGGTTGGTCGCGCACTGACGAGTGTGCAGCTTGCCATCTTCAGTGATGTAGACCGCTTCGCCCGGGGCCAGGTCGCGGATCAGGGTGAAACCGAGCACGTCCAGCGAAACGCTTTCGGAAGCGATCATGTACTCGACGCCTTCGTCGGTGTGACGCTGGCCGAACACGATCGGACGAATGCCGTGCGGGTCGCGGAAACCGACGATGCCGTAACCGGTGATCATCGCCACCACCGCGTAACCGCCGACGCAACGGTTGTGCACGTCGGTCACAGCGGCAAATACATCTTCTTCGGTCGGCTGCAGCTTGCCGCGCTGGGCCAGCTCGTGAGCGAACACGTTCAACAATACTTCCGAGTCGGAACTGGTATTGACGTGACGCAGGTCGGATTCGTAGATTTCCTTGGCCAACTGTTCAACATTGGTCAGGTTGCCGTTGTGCGCCAGAGTGATGCCGTAAGGCGAGTTGACGTAAAACGGCTGCGCTTCGGCCGAGGTCGAGCTGCCGGCAGTCGGGTAACGGACGTGGCCGATACCCATGTGGCCGACCAGGCGCTGCATGTGACGTTGCTGAAACACGTCACGCACCAGGCCATTGTCCTTGCGCAGGAATAACCGGCCATCATGGCTGGTCACGATACCGGCAGCGTCCTGGCCGCGGTGCTGGAGCACGGTTAGCGCGTCATACAGCGCCTGATTGACGTTCGACTTACCGACGATACCGACGATGCCACACATGCGACGCAACCCCTACTTAATGGATCTGAACTGAACAACACTCACTGAGGCGTTTTGGCCGACGGCAAGAGTTGCTCCTTGAACGGAATATCAGCGGGTACGCTGATTCCGCTGGCAAGCCACTGACTGCTCCACCCGAGAATCAGGTTTTTGGACCAATCGGCGACCAATAGAAACTTTGGCACGAGCTGTGACTCTTTCCACCACCCGTCCTGCTGTACCGGCCCCAGGCTCAACAGCCCGACTGCCACGACCACCAGCAACACGCCACGCGCCGCGCCGAAGGCCATGCCCAGGAATCGATCGGTGCCGGACAACCCGGTCACGCGCACCAACTCGCCGATAAGATAATTGATCATTGCGCCCACGATCAGTGTGGCGACAAACATGATGGCACAGCCCGCGATCACGCGAGCCGATGGGGTTTCGATGTATCCGGCGAGGCACTCGGACAGTGAGCCACCGAACATCCAGGCAACGGCTCCTGCGATGATCCAGGTCACCAGCGATAATGCTTCCTTGACGAAGCCGCGGCTCAAACTGATCAAAGCGGAGATGGCGATGATTGCAACAATCGCCCAGTCAACCATGGTAAATGGCACAGTGCAGCCTACAGACGGATAAGGCGGCGCATTTTAGCAGAGCGCACCGCTGTCGGTAAGCTGCGATTGTCAGTGCATTTCAATCCGGACGATAGTTTTTAGCCACGCTCAGGCTGGAAGCGCACGACAAAACCCTTGAGGTTCTGCTGACGGCCCAACAGATCACGCAGACGATCGGCTTCGGCGCGCTCGATCAGCGGGCCGACGAACACCCGATTCTTGCCATCGGCGGAACGGATGTAGGCGTTGTAGCCTTGGCTGCGCAGGGTTTTCTGCAGGCTTTCGGCGCTGGCGCGACTCGACAGACTGGCCAGTTGCACCGACCAGCTGACCGACAGACCGTTGGCGTCGACGCGGCTTTGTGTGGTGTCAGGCTTGGCCGGAGCGGCAGCAATCGGCTGGGCCGGCGCCGGAGCAGGCTTGGCGACTGGCGCAGGCGCAACCGGTTTGGCTACCGGAGCCGGTGCCGGCGCTGGGGCCGCGGCAATCGGCATCGACGGCGCCGATTGCTCCGCCACTTCGTCATCACTCGGGACCGGTTCCTGCGGCAGTGCTTGCGGCTCGGGCACGGCTACCGGCTCAAGCTGCACTTGCGGCACGGCAGGCGCTTGCGGCGCAGCCGGCGCATCGACCGTGACCTGGCGCTGCTCGTCCTGACGGGAAAACAGCATCGGCAGGAAAATCACCGCCAGCGCCACCAGCACCAGGGCACCAACCATGCGCTGCTTGTACGCTTTATCCAGCAAAGCCATTTGCCGCTTCCTCCGTGGAGCGCCGGGCCAGCCATTCAAGGGCCTCGGCGACACAATAAAATGATCCGAACAACAGAATCTCGTCGTCGCTGGTTGCGATCTCGCACTGCCCTTCCAGCGCAGCCGCGACACTGTCATAGGACGTGACAGAGGCGCCAAGGTTCTGCAACGCCGCGTGTAATTCACTGACCGGACGCGCACGCGGCGAATCCAGCGGCGCTACCGCCCAGTGCTCGACACTAGCATTCAATTCGCCGACAACACCATCCAGATCCTTGTCCGCCAACAGGCCGAACACCGCCAGACGTTTGCCCACCGGCGGCCGACTGGCCAGACGTCGCGCCAGATACTCCGCCGCGTGCGGGTTATGCCCCACGTCCAGCAGCAGGTTCAGGCGCTTGCCGTTG comes from the Pseudomonas sp. RSB 5.4 genome and includes:
- a CDS encoding XdhC family protein; the protein is MQHLDLQVVRRALEWSVAGQRIWLCTVLTTYGSAPRAPGSLLAVNETGQWIGSLSGGCVEEDFLERVAEGAFLDAVNVVRYGEGDDPRSRVSLPCGGILDVLVEKFDADCEVQAHLRELESALLGQRRLIREVDLASGARSLFADREQGARIEREIDRVRIRIGAAQRLLLAGYSSVAQACAEFAVGLGFEVILCDPRDEVLEGVVLNGVEIRRQLPSVFIADGGCHRDTAVVALTHDPRIDDLAMMEAVRTEAFYIGVMGSQQTSQKRFERLRRIGGLGEVELARIHAPIGLNLGSKTPAEIALAVLADILRIRSGITRDQL
- a CDS encoding cytochrome c, whose product is MKHLLTRLTLAVGLAAPLLFAHADDQVKRGEYLARAADCMACHTAPGGAPFAGGLPIVSPFGTIYGTNITPSKEHGIGLYSDDEFFAALTEGKRRDGANLYPAMPYTSYHLVPREDSDAIHAYLKTIEPIERAAPVTSLSFPFNVRPGLIGWNMLYGKALKLESAEGKSEAWKRGQYMVEVLGHCGECHTPRGLPGAMQLDKRLTGGILNGYLAPSLLATDLAARGWNQQDLSAFLKHGMSAQGTMFNEMFPVFHNSTQGLNDQDLAAMATFLLGDKPPVAKELAEVSPDKLGPSAQRGRQEYLNVCAGCHAAGGEGKPHIAVAMRGNTTLRLEDPRNLVRVIEDGIGEQKFAGFEHMQPMPGFADKLSAEQLTDLLNYLRQGWGGQSAELAVSDVQKLQADAPAVEHKAH
- a CDS encoding (2Fe-2S)-binding protein; translation: MANRPLQLTLNGQSVGPVDIPDDLPMIDYLHEYKNLTGSRLGCGQGICHACVVIVDNPDGTSEEVRTCITGAHYFEGKKVRTIESHAKRDESGQVTELNPIQQRFVDEFAFQCSYCAPGFVNAATVLVEKLQRQPIVKSQLEKVIEDSLGHHICRCTGYVRYYNATRNVLTDLGLVKEG
- a CDS encoding xanthine dehydrogenase family protein molybdopterin-binding subunit is translated as MSNRDISRRSFLQGGLVAGVSVTLTPLSSQALAALMENSVTVPSEKWLGHNGKARQRNDALSKVCGSKVFARDIRSKDMPGWPEQQGHAMLLKTIKADRIYAGYDLSWLGADLQPDRIVTAADLDKDGIVFPEEHAPDPLLPEGKVPMFIGHPVAILIWNDFERFRQAKNKLKFNDKAIRYGAQVPYYEGDPYGSFRYVRVGGPTSADEDEFASLKDSILFPMLKNRRPVWNSQPNLHGNLTERGLFYADRMKQQIDTPPDNWLVFDERYKTPSIEPAAMEPDNGNGWYEPKTKTLHFVVATQCPLEAATETAKMIAPSRFGLANLNMHPGYTVGYGSKDHNIFVYYAALAALYGAGVPIRLANDRYEQFQSGIKRHPFDIRYQLAVDKNDYSFKIFRAEMSVDGGGRINYSPSVAAVGATAAQSIYYMPQNDLQVTAYHSRGVEAGSMRGYGTLQSMASTEMMVDEIANRLGVDAIDLRRKNALRSGMKNTQGAIPAGALRLHEILDKASVHEVWKNRDAIKKQREAADPDNWYGVGFAICQKDFGTGSEAPMASIEFTAEGRITLRHIGIEIGTGMSTSQALVVADFLGSPAHDVKTGETEWKEMQLITSGNPYIMSQAEQDNLLRNPRWVGKLASASSATNSAYYFSHATREAARVLFNNGLWPAAMEIWRQGPYGGQANPYVVRREDAHWVDGKLTANGMQPLSFEELAKHAHERGLVTGATVHAFNRWSWAEAEYSIDGVRERLPLDGLAVKYGDGAPKAKKALMSTAGFHLLDRQNINYPVVQLNNAAVTYYSPVATLVELKVNKGSAEVEVLNHHSWVECGRVLVEELVKGQLEGGIAMGIGHALMEEMPLYEGGPGEGDWNFNRYRLPMARHVAVWKQTAEILPPLSPSDPSKGIAEVVMIPVVGAIGNAVAHAIGKRVRDLPITAARIKEALNG
- a CDS encoding SDR family oxidoreductase — its product is MIELSTPKAGTHGRVALVTGAARGIGLGIAAWLISEGWQVVLTDLDRVRGSKVAKVLGENAWFIAMDVADESQVALGVAEVLGQFGRLDALVCNAAVADPHNITLESLDLAYWNRVLAVNLSGPMLLAKHCAPYLRAHNGSIVNLASTRARQSEADSEAYAASKGGLLALTHALAISLGPEIRVNAVSPGWIDARDPSARRAEPLADADHAQHPAGRVGTVEDVAAMVAWLLSRNAGFVTGQEFVVDGGMTKKMIYTE
- a CDS encoding O-succinylhomoserine sulfhydrylase, whose amino-acid sequence is MSQEWDAGRLDSDLEGVAFDTLAVRAGQHRTPEGEHGDPMFFTSSYVFRTAADAAARFAGEVPGNVYSRYTNPTVRAFEERIAALEGAEQAVATATGMAAIMAVVMSLCSAGDHVLVSRSVFGSTISLFEKYFKRFGVQVDYVPLADLSGWDAAIKPNTKLLFVESPSNPLAELVDITALAEIAHAKGAMLVVDNCFCTPALQQPLKLGADIVVHSATKFIDGQGRCMGGVVAGRSEQMKEVVGFLRTAGPTLSPFNAWIFLKGLETLNLRMKAHCANAQQLAEWLEQQDGIEKVHYAGLKSHPQHELAQRQQKGFGAVVSFEVKGGKEGAWRFIDATRLISITANLGDSKTTITHPSTTSHGRLAPQEREAAGIRDSLIRIAVGLEDVADLQADLSRGLAAL
- the purF gene encoding amidophosphoribosyltransferase; its protein translation is MCGIVGIVGKSNVNQALYDALTVLQHRGQDAAGIVTSHDGRLFLRKDNGLVRDVFQQRHMQRLVGHMGIGHVRYPTAGSSTSAEAQPFYVNSPYGITLAHNGNLTNVEQLAKEIYESDLRHVNTSSDSEVLLNVFAHELAQRGKLQPTEEDVFAAVTDVHNRCVGGYAVVAMITGYGIVGFRDPHGIRPIVFGQRHTDEGVEYMIASESVSLDVLGFTLIRDLAPGEAVYITEDGKLHTRQCATNPSLTPCIFEHVYLARPDSIIDGVSVYKARLRMGEKLAEKILRERPEHDIDVVIPIPDTSRTAALELANHLGVKFREGFVKNRYIGRTFIMPGQAARKKSVRQKLNAIELEFRGKNVMLVDDSIVRGTTCKQIIQMAREAGAKNVYFCSAAPAVRFPNVYGIDMPSAHELIAHNRSTQDVADLIGADWLIYQDLPDLIEAVGGGKIKIENFDCAVFDGKYVTGDVDEAYLDKIEQARNDASKVKTQAVSAIIDLYNN
- a CDS encoding CvpA family protein, with the translated sequence MPFTMVDWAIVAIIAISALISLSRGFVKEALSLVTWIIAGAVAWMFGGSLSECLAGYIETPSARVIAGCAIMFVATLIVGAMINYLIGELVRVTGLSGTDRFLGMAFGAARGVLLVVVAVGLLSLGPVQQDGWWKESQLVPKFLLVADWSKNLILGWSSQWLASGISVPADIPFKEQLLPSAKTPQ